One Edaphobacter flagellatus genomic region harbors:
- a CDS encoding SRPBCC family protein — translation MIYHLERSLFIPRPRAEVFAFFAEAENLEQITPSTLRFKITSPLPIEMKPGALIDYRLSLHGIPFHWGTQITVFEPISTFTDVQLTGPYRRWVHRHDFADAPGGTQMQDHVEYELPFGPIGDLVHRLFVRRSVQQIFDHRNATILRIFSA, via the coding sequence ATCTATCACCTCGAACGATCGCTTTTCATCCCCCGGCCCCGCGCCGAGGTCTTCGCGTTTTTCGCAGAGGCGGAGAATCTTGAGCAGATCACTCCTTCTACTCTCAGGTTCAAAATCACCTCGCCCCTGCCGATCGAGATGAAGCCCGGTGCTTTGATCGATTACAGGCTCAGCCTGCATGGCATCCCCTTCCACTGGGGAACGCAGATCACCGTCTTTGAACCAATCTCCACGTTTACTGACGTCCAACTTACCGGGCCGTATCGTCGCTGGGTCCATCGCCACGACTTTGCCGACGCTCCCGGAGGAACGCAGATGCAGGACCATGTCGAATATGAGTTGCCCTTCGGCCCGATAGGCGATCTCGTGCATCGACTCTTCGTGCGCCGCTCCGTCCAGCAGATCTTCGATCATCGCAACGCCACCATACTCAGGATATTCTCCGCCTGA